In one Drosophila gunungcola strain Sukarami chromosome 2R unlocalized genomic scaffold, Dgunungcola_SK_2 000011F, whole genome shotgun sequence genomic region, the following are encoded:
- the LOC128255334 gene encoding uncharacterized protein LOC128255334, producing MEGNRNEFFNEIIGNIDEIFGQAQPVSFQTSPIFKTEQGKYLADSLADPLIKALTEIANRRPRDPVAYLTNYLQHFMGDRKPMTEVEVHSGSSKASTSSTSTLAMAKSSQRAIGTRNGPGPANADLIELDARSLVEEDAEGALAVQHMEERDEHGQSMLHFACARSHRRGALYTLIEESGIDVTYRDELYRTARDVSLQANQPNNAAEIDRYILAQAVIGDVEPFQQLALQGYDHILDVEDESGQSIIDVVQSRQNEALSEFLASLRGLEETREELHQMIRENNMERVLELTDVANAKWLIKTKNYYGRTALHIAVLKESEEMVQHMVKICPEALKIPDNLERTVLHYAMGTNALESVSRILIQNGAKRTAKDLKGRQPSYYFINKADILRLQEEEDESR from the exons GTCAGGCGCAGCCAGTGAGCTTTCAGACCAGTCCCATCTTTAAGACGGAGCAGGGCAAATATCTGGCTGATT CACTTGCCGATCCTTTGATTAAGGCCCTCACTGAAATAGCGAATAGGAGACCCAGAGATCCCGTGGCCTATCTGACCAACTACCTCCAACACTTCATGGGTGACCGCAAGCCAATGACCGAGGTGGAGGTCCACTCGGGAAGCAGCAAGGCCAGCACCAGTTCCACCTCCACTCTGGCCATGGCCAAATCGAGCCAACGGGCAATCGGCACTCGAAATGGTCCTGGCCCCGCCAATGCGGATCTCATCGAGCTGGACGCTCGATCCCTGGTCGAGGAGGATGCGGAGGGTGCTCTGGCGGTGCAGCATATGGAGGAGCGGGATGAGCACGGCCAGAGTATGCTGCACTTCGCCTGTGCCCGCTCCCATCGCAGGGGAGCTCTCTACACTCTGATCGAGGAGTCGGGCATCGACGTCACCTACCGGGATGAGTTGTATCGAACGGCGCGGGATGTCTCGCTCCAAGCGAACCAGCCCAACAATGCTGCCGAGATCGATCGATATATCCTGGCTCAGGCAGTGATCG GCGACGTGGAACCATTTCAACAACTGGCTCTGCAGGGCTACGATCACATTTTAGACGTCGAAGACGAAAGCGGTCAGTCCATTATCGATGTGGTACAATCCCGACAGAACGAAGCGCTCAGTGAGTTCCTGGCCAGTCTGCGTGGCTTGGAGGAGACTCGCGAAGAACTCCATCAGATGATCAGGGAAAACAACATGGAGCGAGTGCTGGAGTTGACCGATGTTGCCAATGCCAAGTGGTTGATTAAGACCAAAAATTATTATG GTCGTACCGCGTTGCACATAGCCGTGCTGAAGGAGTCGGAGGAAATGGTTCAGCATATGGTGAAAATCTGCCCAGAGGCTTTGAAAATCCCAGACAAT CTGGAACGCACTGTACTGCACTATGCCATGGGAACCAACGCGCTGGAGAGCGTTAGCCGGATTTTAATTCAGAACGGGGCCAAGCGGACCGCAAAGGACTTGAAAGGACGACAGCCAAGCTATTACTTCATCAACAAAGCGGATATATTACGCctgcaggaggaggaggatgagaGCCGCTGA
- the LOC128255330 gene encoding putative inorganic phosphate cotransporter, with product MTAETNTGPMIGQRHLQAFLLFLSIVVNYMAKFNAGVAVVAMTNAENTNPDFPEYDWNEMERSYILSSFFWGYIMTQFLGGWLCRRYGARITMFVSTIGSALLALLPPWCVSWGGWQAYCVIRMSMGLFQGFLFPCIHAHLANWCPVNERNRLGALANTGIDCGTLVAMFASGLLAASSVGWPGIFYVSCAVGVFWCIIWLIFGANTPRESKFISEAELNYIETSINSSRKAEEAEQQDSGPIPVPWKAIWTSVPFWALMIVRCGQSWGYSTLQTEMPAYMNGVLLMDMKSNALYSALPYFTSWMMAFVYLIVADILLTRGVMSITGIRKTVNSIAFFVPALALIGVSFLDSNQKTLAVVLMCANVGINAGNTIGSTINTIDLSPNHAGILMGIINTAANVVPILTPLLVGIIVKDDHDREQWQIVFIISAVIFFVGNLIYIAFGQMVNQPWDAPDFMDKQRSLNLQEDGNAKALEAKRKESEAEL from the exons ATGACGGCGGAAACGAATACGG GTCCGATGATTGGCCAGCGACATTTGCAGGCCTTTCTGCTTTTTCTGTCGATCGTGGTCAACTATATGGCCAAGTTTAATGCTGGTGTGGCGGTCGTGGCAATGACGAATGCCGAGAATACTAACCCGGACTTTCCA GAGTACGACTGGAATGAAATGGAGCGTTCATACATCCTATCCAGCTTCTTTTGGGGCTACATAATGACGCAGTTCCTGGGTGGATGGCTTTGCAGGCGATATGGAGCCAGGATAACCATGTTTGTCTCCACCATTGGATCGGCTCTTCTGGCCTTGCTTCCACCCTGGTGTGTTTCCTGGGGTGGCTGGCAGGCGTATTGCGTCATCCGGATGTCCATGGGGCTGTTCCAGGGCTTCCTGTTCCCCTGCATCCACGCCCATCTGGCCAACTGGTGTCCGGTGAACGAGAGAAATCGCCTGGGAGCCTTGGCCAACACGGGTATTGACTGTGGAACATTGGTGGCCATGTTTGCCAGTGGCCTACTGGCAGCCTCCAGCGTTGGTTGGCCCGGGATCTTCTACGTTTCCTGTGCTGTGGGCGTTTTCTGGTGCATCATCTGGTTGATCTTCGGAGCCAACACGCCCCGGGAGTCCAAGTTTATCAGTGAGGCGGAACTGAACTATATTGAAACCTCGATCAACTCCAGTCGCAAAGCGGAGGAAGCAGAGCAACAGGATTCCGGACCAATTCCGGTTCCCTGGAAGGCCATTTGGACGTCGGTACCTTTCTGGGCTTTAATGATCGTGAGATGCGGTCAGTCATGGGGATACTCGACCCTGCAGACCGAGATGCCCGCCTACATGAACGGAGTCCTCTTGATGGACATGAAGAGCAATGCCCTCTACTCGGCCCTGCCCTATTTCACCTCCTGGATGATGGCCTTCGTCTACCTGATCGTCGCGGATATCCTGCTGACCAGGGGCGTCATGTCCATCACTGGCATTCGAAAGACTGTGAACTCGATAGCATTCTTTGTGCCCGCTCTCGCACTGATCGGCGTCAGCTTTTTGGACAGTAATCAGAAGACTCTGGCCGTGGTGCTGATGTGCGCCAATGTGGGAATCAATGCTGGTAATACGATTGGTAGTACGATTAACACCATCGATTTGTCACCCAATCATGCTGGCATTCTAATGGGAATTATTAATACGGCCGCTAATGTTGTGCCTATTTTAACGCCCCTCCTTGTTGGAATCATCGTTAAGGATGAT CACGATCGGGAGCAGTGGCAAATTGTGTTCATCATATCCGCGGTCATATTCTTTGTGGGTAACTTAATCTATATAGCCTTCGGTCAGATGGTTAATCAGCCTTGGGATGCACCCGACTTTATGGACAAGCAACGATCTTTAAATCTTCAGGAGGATGGAAATGCCAAGGCTCTGGAAGCGAAACGCAAGGAAAGTGAGGCTGAATTATAG
- the LOC128255326 gene encoding putative inorganic phosphate cotransporter, which translates to MSGTSPVHSSSISVQFRTQKGRLSINTSEMTSEINKGPLLGMRHVQTLLIFLNITCLYIGRLNVGVSVVAMTNADSTNPDFKEYDWSLAQKSYIISSFFWGYIFTQFLGGYLCKRFGVKSVMLWGSFASGVCSALTPVFIGFGGWQGYCGIRVLMGFAQGLIFPCIHQHLARWSPPAERNRLGALSHTGIECGNVCAMFLSGMIAKSAIGWPGISYVSAGVAIAWCVFWAIFAADNAVESRYIGDAELNYIESSLKHNEDYHKTIIPIPWKAICTSAPFLALLVARCCESWGLSTLQAQIPTYMNGVLDMDMKSNAFFSALPFLAMWLMSYVYLITADVLLAGKKLSLTALRKTFNSLAFWIPSATLIGIGFLDQDQKNLAIVLMTISVGVNSGATIGTSLNTIDLSPNHASILMGIVNTAANVVPIVTPLVVGFIVKEDANRSEWQVIFIIASVLFFFGNCVFLFFGTAVAQPWDAEDYLQLRHPELALVPALQGATKDMPKKTSDPLDR; encoded by the exons ATGTCTGGTACTTCTCCAGTTCACTCAAGTTCAATTAGTGTACAATTTCGGACGCAGAAGGGTCGCCTTTCCATTAACACTTCAGAGATGAcatcagaaataaataaag GACCCCTGCTGGGAATGCGACACGTTCAGACCCTGCTGATTTTCCTCAACATAACGTGCTTGTATATCGGACGATTGAATGTAGGAGTGTCTGTGGTCGCCATGACAAATGCGGACTCCACTAACCCGGATTTTAAG GAATATGATTGGAGCTTGGCGCAAAAATCATATATAATATCCAGCTTCTTTTGGGGATACATCTTCACCCAGTTCCTGGGCGGATATCTCTGCAAACGGTTTGGAGTCAAGAGTGTGATGCTCTGGGGATCCTTTGCATCGGGCGTTTGCAGCGCTTTGACACCAGTGTTCATCGGCTTTGGCGGATGGCAAGGCTACTGCGGCATTCGAGTGCTGATGGGCTTTGCTCAGGGGCTGATCTTTCCATGCATTCACCAGCACTTGGCCAGATGGTCACCTCCGGCGGAGAGGAATCGGCTGGGCGCTCTCAGTCACACGGGAATCGAGTGTGGCAACGTGTGCGCCATGTTCCTGAGCGGCATGATAGCCAAAAGTGCCATTGGCTGGCCAGGAATATCGTATGTCTCCGCGGGAGTGGCCATCGCCTGGTGTGTATTCTGGGCTATCTTCGCGGCCGATAATGCAGTAGAATCGCGATACATTGGCGACGCGGAGCTCAACTACATCGAATCGTCCCTGAAGCACAATGAGGACTACCACAAGACCATAATTCCCATTCCCTGGAAGGCGATTTGCACCTCGGCTCCGTTCCTGGCCCTTTTGGTGGCGCGTTGTTGCGAATCTTGGGGTCTGAGTACCCTACAGGCCCAGATTCCAACCTATATGAACGGCGTTCTCGACATGGACATGAAAAGTAATGCATTCTTTTCGGCGCTACCCTTTTTGGCCATGTGGCTTATGTCGTATGTTTACCTGATAACCGCCGATGTTCTGCTCGCCGGAAAAAAGCTAAGTTTGACGGCCCTGAGAAAGACCTTCAACTCGTTGGCCTTCTGGATTCCCTCTGCCACATTGATTGGAATAGGATTTCTGGACCAGGACCAGAAGAATTTGGCCATTGTGTTGATGACCATCAGTGTGGGTGTGAACAGTGGTGCGACCATTGGTACCTCGCTGAACACCATCGATCTGTCACCCAATCATGCCAGTATTCTCATGGGAATCGTGAATACAGCTGCCAATGTGGTCCCAATCGTAACTCCCCTAGTTGTTGGGTTTATCGTTAAGGAAGAT GCAAATCGCTCGGAATGGCAGGTCATATTTATAATCGCATCAGTCCTCTTCTTTTTTGGAAACTGCgtatttttgttctttggcACGGCTGTTGCGCAGCCCTGGGATGCTGAAGACTATCTCCAATTGAGACATCCTGAGCTAGCTCTAGTTCCAGCTCTCCAAGGAGCAACAAAGGACATGCCTAAAAAGACTTCGGACCCGTTGGATAGATAA
- the LOC128255327 gene encoding putative inorganic phosphate cotransporter, protein MSSEINKGPVVGMRHVQALLIFLNISVMFLGRLNVGVSVVAMTNAETTNPDFPEYDWTEAEKSYILSSFFWGYIFTQFLGGYLCKRYGVKSVMFWGVFGSGVCSTVTPLFIGFGEWQAYCGIRVLMGLAQGVVFPCIHQHLAKWSPPAERNRLGALAHTGIECGNVIAMFLSGIIAKSSLGWPGISYVSAGFAFFWCAVWFAFSANDPTQSRFIGEAELHYIESSLKHNENYHKTIIPIPWKAIWTSAPFLALLIVRCSQNWGLSTLQAEIPSYMNGVLDMDMKSNAFFSALPFFAMWLMSYIYIIAADVLMSRKSVSLTVLRKSFNTIAFWIPAATLVGIGFLDKEQKNYAIALMTISVGVNSAQTIGSILNTIDLSENHASILMGIVNTAANFVPIVTPLVVGWIVEDNSDRTEWQIVFIIASVFFFVGNCIYLVFGTAVTQPWDAEDFLQLKEPELANGPASQKTPIEESSLKINEKYQRQIHCYQQIGNAFKCKAINIYRRD, encoded by the exons ATGTCGTCAGAAATAAACAAAG GACCCGTTGTGGGAATGCGGCATGTCCAGGCCCTCCTGATCTTCCTCAACATAAGTGTTATGTTCCTAGGCCGGCTAAATGTGGGCGTTTCCGTGGTGGCGATGACCAATGCGGAGACCACGAATCCGGACTTTCCC GAGTACGACTGGACAGAGGCGGAGAAGTCGTATATCCTGTCCAGCTTCTTTTGGGGTTACATCTTCACCCAGTTCTTGGGCGGTTATCTTTGCAAGCGTTACGGAGTCAAGAGCGTCATGTTCTGGGGAGTCTTTGGATCCGGTGTCTGCAGCACAGTGACGCCGCTCTTTATCGGATTCGGCGAATGGCAGGCGTACTGCGGAATCCGAGTGCTAATGGGATTGGCACAGGGCGTGGTCTTCCCCTGCATTCACCAGCACTTGGCCAAATGGTCTCCTCCGGCGGAGAGGAATCGCCTGGGTGCCCTGGCCCACACTGGCATCGAGTGTGGCAACGTGATTGCCATGTTCTTGAGCGGAATAATAGCCAAGAGCTCCTTGGGATGGCCCGGAATCTCGTATGTCTCGGCTGGATTCGCTTTCTTCTGGTGCGCAGTGTGGTTTGCCTTTTCGGCCAATGATCCCACACAATCCAGATTCATCGGAGAGGCAGAACTGCACTACATTGAGTCATCCCTAAAGCATAACGAGAACTACCACAAGACCATTATTCCCATTCCGTGGAAGGCAATATGGACCTCGGCTCCATTCCTGGCCCTGCTAATAGTACGATGCAGTCAAAACTGGGGACTGAGCACTCTGCAGGCGGAGATCCCGTCCTACATGAACGGAGTCCTCGACATGGACATGAAGAGCAATGCCTTCTTCTCGGCTCTACCGTTCTTTGCCATGTGGCTCATGTCGTACATTTATATCATCGCAGCAGACGTTCTCATGAGTAGGAAATCAGTTTCATTGACGGTACTGAGGAAATCCTTCAACACAATAGCCTTCTGGATTCCTGCTGCCACTTTGGTGGGCATAGGATTCCTGGATAAGGAACAGAAGAACTACGCGATTGCCTTGATGACCATTAGTGTGGGCGTGAATAGTGCTCAAACCATTGGAAGTATATTGAACACTATTGATCTGTCCGAAAATCATGCCAGCATTCTGATGGGAATTGTGAACACAGCAGCGAATTTTGTGCCCATCGTCACTCCCTTGGTGGTTGGATGGATTGTAGAGGATAAT tctGATCGGACCGAATGGCAGATTGTGTTCATCATCGCCTCCGTCTTCTTTTTTGTGGGCaactgtatttatttggtCTTTGGCACGGCTGTAACTCAACCCTGGGATGCCGAAGACTTTCTGCAGTTAAAGGAACCAGAGCTTGCCAATGGTCCAGCCAGCCAAAAGACACCCATAGAAGAATCTTCTCTAAAAATCAACGAAAAATACCAAAGACAAATCCATTGCTATCAGCAAATaggaaatgcatttaaatgtaaagccataaatatttatagaagaGATTAG